One Nostoc sp. ATCC 53789 genomic window, CTCATGCTTCCATTGCATACCGCAGCAATAGCCAAATGTTCTGTTGGTTCGTAGGTAAACTCTCTCCAGTAAATTCACCTCAACGGATGGAATTGTTTGTCCCCAAGGAGGGGAAAGATACCAAGTTGTTTGAAGTGCATTAATGTGGTCAATCATGCTTTTCTCCCCTGGAATTAATAACCTAAAAATCTTCGGCAATGTTTGGAGAATAACGCCCAAAAAATACTTAAAAGTGAGCAGCAATTTTCACTGCTGCCCACATGAGGCTTTACGCTGTGACTAATTCTTGAAGAAGAGATCGCACTTCATGGTTGAAAAGCTGTTGTAATTCCTCAGTAGTCAGTTGCTCTAAGGGTCGGGATTGCAAGTGTTTGTGAACTGGTTCAGCCAGTGACACATTCACCATCGACAGCGATCGCACAGCATCAAGCACCGAGTTAGAATACTGCTGTTGGTCTGAATAACCCAGGATTACCCACCAGTCACCCTCAGTGCATCCGACTTGCCCCAGTTTCACGCCGTTGTTGTTGTAAATGCCATCATCAAGAATTTCAAACCCATAATTCTGGCACTCGTTGAAGATATGCGCCATGATTTGGTTTTCGGTCGAAGAGGAAACTTGCGGGGCAGAGGCGCAGAGGGGCAGAGGAGAAAATTGTTGTAAGTTTTTCCCCTCTGCACCCCTGCTCCCCTGCACCTCTGCTTCTTCTTGCACAGGTAATGAGCCATCTTTATAGTGAGTGCAGATGAAGCGATCGCAACGCATTAGAGTGTTGGCACGAAATAATTCTTTCTCGTTTACCATGACTACCCAGCGTTGCGTTAAGTGGTTGTCGTCATGGCTGATGCTGGCTACCAGTTCATCACCAGCGTAATATTCGTGATGGTCAAAAGAGATTTCGACTATTGTGAGGGGTTCAGGAGCGATTGCTTGGGCTTGGTCAGCGATGTAGTTGTCGAGTTCGGCTTGCGCGAGGGCTTGGTTGTCGGGGGCAGCAGGGGTAAGTTTCTGAACCTTGCTTGCTTGATAGTTAACAATGGCGGAAATCCAGGCATCCTTGCAGCGTTTGTCACTTACTTCGACTGTACAAGCGATTTCGCTGTAGATTTGCTTGAGCCGCGCAATGGATTTCAGTTGCAGCTGTTGTGCTGTGTAAATAACGTGAGTCATAATTAAGATTCCCTGTACGAATGTATGGGTTTTTCAAAAGGCGATCGCTTCCAAAGTTTCCGAGGCTAAGGGCGGTTGCCTTTTGTGATAGTTATATTATGCTGTTCTGCTAACTGATTGTCAATATACTGATTAGCGGTTATTCTGTTAATTGATAGCCTGTATGTTGATTGGCTGTTATTCTGTAATCAGATAAGCGTTAATGGAGGTTAATCATTAAAAACGTGTTAGCAGTTTGGATGGAAGCATATATTGATATTTCGCAATGGTGGCCCAAAACAGAAGATGGTAGCCTCTTGTCTGTCTACGCAGTTCATAGGCAGTTTGAGGGTAGCCCGAATGAAGTCACTAGACATACCTTGACTGTCGCCCGTGATGGCAGGCTTAAAAAAGCGGATATCGATAATTTGGTAAAACTAGCAAGGATTTGCTCTGTGCTGTCTGGAGAGTTAGTAACTGTCAATGACATTGTGAAAATTCAAGAGGACTCGTGAAGATGATAATGCTCCACCGAGTTCAATCCCAGAGCATTATTGCCATAACTCACCACATACTTAATCTATTTGTCATTGATTTTGAGCAAATACTATTGAATTAAAGGGGTGGAATGATGGCTAAACCATCTTCTAGGCGTAAAAAAGCCACCTCTGCCGCAGAGATAAATTCAAAATCACTTAGTAACTCTGCAAATGAAGATATCTCTGTTGAGGAAAATCCAGCTACAGCAACAATTACGGTTAGTGCTGTTGAAGTAGAGGAATTGACAGAGGAAGAACAACGTGATCGCTTACACTTGGAAAGAAAAGTGGAGAAAGCGGTTTTTGAAGCAGGGAAGGCGCTGATGGAATTGCGCGATCGCAGGCTCTACCGTTCCACCCATAGCACTTTTGAGGAGTATTGCAAGGACAGGTTTGGATTTCAACGTCGTCATCCTTACAGATTAATCGAAGCTTCTGCTGTGTTTGATAATCTGATGAAAATGTGTCCCAATGGGACACAAACTGAAACTGAAGCTGAATCAAGCGATGCGGAAATTTATTCCAGTGGGACACAAACAGAAAATGACCAAATGTGTCCCATTGGGACACAAATTTTGCCCACGAGTGAACGCCAGGTTAGACCAATAACAAAACTGGAACCTCAACAGCAATGGGAAGTATGGCAGACGGCAGTGGAAGAAGCCGGAGGTAAAGTACCATCTGCTAGAGTTGTAGGCGATGTAGTACAACGGATCATGGAGCGTACCAAAGCACCAAATCCTTATCGTATTGGGGAAGTCTGCCAAATCATTGCCAAAGATAATCCTGATTTACGAGGAAAAGGCGGGAATTGGTGCATCATCAACCATGTAGGCGAATTCAGTTGCACAGTCGCAATGTGGGATGGAGAATACACTGTCAGAATCGATCACTTGAAGCCACTAAATTACTTGGAGTCGGAATGTGAGCAGATGCAGCACATTAGCGATCGCATCAGTAGGTTACGGGAAAACGAGAACTTGGAAGATGCCCCAAGTGCTATGTTGAAGTACCTGGGGGAGTTGAAGCGACCGTATTTGACTGCGGTGGAGGAGAAACTGTTGGGTTTGATTGAGCAGGAATATAGGATTATAGATTAACCGATGATGAATGTTTCAAGTGATTTAACTAAACAAATGTTATGTAGTGCAATTACTTATGAGAACACTTTCACATCATTTTTTGACAATGGCTTACAACAACGGTTGGGCTAATTATCGTTTGTTAAAAGCTTGTAGTTGTTTGAGCCAAGCAGAGTTTGTTGCAACAAGAACAAGTTTCTTTCCTTCAATTAAAGCGACACTGAATCATGTATTGACTGTAGATTGGTATTATATTGATGCTTTGGAGCGCAGCATTAATAACAGACAGCCAAATAGCGAAGCCGAGAAATTTTTTGAGCCAGAAGAGCCTTTTGAGATATGTACAAAGTTACAACAAGCACAACATGAAGCTGACAAGCGTTTAATTGGAGTCACTAAATATCTAACAGATGCAATAATTGATAATCCAGTTGCCATCCCTCGACGCAGTGGGATTCATACCGAACAAATTTCACGACTTCTTGCCCACCTTTTTCAGCATCAGATTCATCATCGTGGGCAGGTACATGCGATGCTAGCCGGAACGCAAGTAAAACCACCACAACTTGATGAGTTCTTTTGTGCCAATGAAGCAGCTTTGCGAGAAGAGGACTTAAGAGAGCTTGGTTTTTCCGAACAAGAAATTTGGGAAAGCAGATGACCCTATGCCAAATCCTAGCCAAGGATAATTCTGAACTCAAGGGGAAAGGCGGCTGTTGGGACATCGTTAATCAGGTGAATGATTTTAGTTGCACTGTCAAAAGCTGGGATGGCGAGTACACCATTGCTTTGCAGCACCTCAAATCTTACAATTACCTGCCTGCCGAATGTCAGCAGATGCAGGTGATTTGCGATCGCCTGGGTCTGGTGTACTCTAGTGCGCTCGAAGAATCTGTGCAGAGTTTTTTGGAGTCGTTGGGGAAGCTGAAGCGGGCTTATTTGACAGATTTGGAAGAGAAAGTGTTGAGTGTTTTGGAGTCGGAATTTAGCGACTAAGGCAGTATAGTATTATCAATAAACATACTATGACTAACAGTTTCGGAGCGAAGGCAATGTCCTTGTGAAGTCATCAAAGTATATCCCCAAGCGTTTACTGAAGTGCGTTCAGCAGATGGAACAAGAGAAAGCGGAGGTTAGGGATGGTGAAACAATGATTTTGAGGCTGTATTTACACAGAATTACGCTAATCCATCAACAAACTGACGCATGGCTAAGTTAGCAAAGCTAAATAACGGGTGATTCGGTAAATAACAAAAGTTTTGTATGAGTTTTTCTTCAGCAAATGATCATGATATATGAAAAATCCAGAAGCAAATTAGTTAAGATTTGCACATTTGATGAAGCTTCTTGGCATTAAAGTGGTAATTTTTAGAATGCTGGCATTATTTTATTTATAACCCTTACATTTATCTTCTAATAATTATTAGTAAAGCACAACTGACTATATGAAAAATTATTTTAGGCTGATTTATAGTTACAGATTAAAGCTCATAACTCTTACTATCCTTTTTCTAATAACTTTTGTTGCTTTAGTTCATGGACAAACTCCTATACCAACTTCAAACTCAAATTTTAAAGCCCAGAATGTAAAAAACAAAGCTGTTTTAATACAAGAAATTAAAGACTATGCAGAACGCCATGTAAAGAATGATAAACCAATGGATACAAGTTTAGTTATAACTTTATATGGAAAAAATCCTTCAGGATTATCAGCTCCAGAAGTAGCCAAAATTTATGAGGATGAGTATGGTAAACAAAAAGACAAAAAAGATAATGATATTTTTGAAAAAATTAAGAATGATATCTTTTTTGGTTTAGGATGGGGCATTGGCCTCGTGTTTTGTATTTTGTACTTTTCAAAAGAAATCTTACAACAATACTTTAACAATCTAATTGATTTATTAATTAATTTTGTTTATCAAAATGTTTCTGGTCTTCCTGTTTTTTCATATTGGTCACTCCGGCGTTATAAAGAAGGATTAATTAATAAACATAACACACTCAAGATTTCATTTAGACCAAATAAACCTTTAGATATGAGGAAAGTTTTTGTTCCTCTTCAATTGAATGAAACATTAGATAAAAATCCAATTGCAGCCAAAAAAGCAATTAGTAAGTATCCTCGTCTATTGATTACTGGTATTCCTGGTGCAGGGAAATCAGTTTTATTAAGATATTTAATCTTATCTTGGGCTGAAGGTAAATTAGATCAAAAATTAAATGAAAAAGTACCTGTTATTTTGGATTTACATCGTTTAAATAAACCTAATTTAAACCAGAAAGATTTACAAGATCAATTGGTTGAAGCTTTTGCTAAAGATGATTTTCCTAATGCTCATAATTTTGTTTCTCAATCGCTAGAAAATGGAACATTACTATTATTTTTAGATGGTTTAGATGAAGTTAATAATAATTTACGTCCTCAAGTTATTAAAGAAATTAAGGATTTACTAGATAAATTTGATAAGTGTAGAGTAGTTATTACTTGCCGAACCGCAGTCTATAATAATGAGTTTGCATCTGAACTTGATCAAACATTAAATCTTATTGATTTTACCGACAAGCAAATACGTAGTTTCTTAGAAGCGTGGAAAGAGCAAATTCCTCCTGAAAAATCTATAGATCAACTAATACAAACTCTACGAGAACGCCCTCAAATTATGTCTTTGGCTCGTAATCCTCTATTATTAACTATAATTGCTTATTTGTACACAGATACTCCTTTCGTTTTACCTCATTCGCGTGCTGAATTCTATCAAAAATCAACCGATATTTTGTTAGATTTTTGGGATAATGCTAAGAACAATCGAAATCAATATAGAGGAAGTGATAAACGTCGAGTTTTACAATTTTTAGCTCTTTTTATTCAAGATAATGCTACTCAAAGTATCACAGATCGCCGTAGCTTAGATTATCCCACCTTATTAGTAGAAATCAAGAGAGTACTACCAACTTTAAACTTAAATGTAGAACAAGCTCAAATAATTTTAGAGGAAATTGAACAACGTAGCGGATTATTACTTAAGATTGATGGTGGTGAACGTTATCAATTCGCTCATTTAAGTTTACAAGAATTTTTTGCTGCTGCTGCTTTATTAGATAAAGGAGATGATTTAGTACAAAAGTTTAGGATAGATCCATTGAATTGGCGAGAAGTAGTTAAACTTTGGTGTGGTTTAGCACTAAATAGTACAAGTGTAATTCATGCTATCTATCAAAGAGATACACTAACAGCTTTTGAGTGTATAGCAGATGCTCAACAAGTAGAACAAGGACTTGCAGATGAAATTATTAATAACTTTAAACAACAACTAGAAAAAGTTAATAATGATGAGAATTTTGCCATTGCTTTTGGTGCGGTAGCAGCAGCAGGTTCTCGTCAAAGAGGAAGGGCTATGTTTGAATTCTTAGAATCAACTTTAAAAACTTCTAATGATTTAGGGCATAAAAAAGCTGCTATTGTTGCTCTATCAAAGACAAATTTACCTCAAGCAGCAGAAATTTTATTTCAATATTATAAGCAACAAAACTTACCTGAAGCTCATAAAGCATTAATCCGTATGGGAGATTTAGCGGCATTTTTATTACAATCTTCGGCAGAAAAAGGCGATGAATTAGCTATGCAAGATTTAGTAGAGATTGGTACACCTTATGCTTATGAAATCTTGAAAAATATTCAAAATAGTTTTGATCTTAAAATAGCGAAAAAAGCAGCTTTATATTTAACTGAACTAACTAATAAACAAACGTATTTTCAATAATTAAGTAAGAATTATGCCTAAACATTATGAGCAATTTCGTTATAGTGACTGGAAGTGGATTGTTGATAACTTTCAACGTGCAGATCAAAGAGAAGATATAGCAAGAGCTGTATGGTTAATTACCCAATGTTCTGCTGATGAGATTGTTATGCACAAGAAACTCGATCCTAGAATAGTAATTCCTTTGTGTGCAATTGAGTTTCAAGATGAGTTTGATTGGCAAAAATTAAAAATATCAAAAAAAGATATAAAGCAAATTGATGAGGAAGATTTTTTAAAATTGCTTAATTATGTTAGCAATAGTACTCGTTGGAAAACCCTTGTTTTATCTCTGGAATATGATTTACAGCGCGAATTAATTTATCGTTTAAGTAATAGTTATCGTCGTTTAAACCGTAATGATTGGCGTTTTTATTTTGCTAATTTAGAATATGAATTTACTAGTAGTTGGCACTATCGCTTAATATTAGCATACACTTTTTTGCTTATTGTATTTTGTATTATCACAATGAATACAATAATTTTAACAAAACATAGTTTTTGGATTTATTCATTTACTGGCTTGGCATTATATATATTAATTGGATTTTGGGTATCTTCATTATTAATTCCTAAATATTTTATCAAGTTTGGACTCTTTGGTTTTTTTACATTTACTCATGAGCTTTATCAGTTATTAAGCAATAAATTAATAAATTCAGATATTGATCTTTTTGTCAATAATATAGTAACTGAGGCTGTAATTGGGACTGTAGCTGGTACTCTAATTTTGGGTATGGGTGCCACTGATGCTAAGGGTACATTTATAGTTGCAGCTACAGTTGCAGCTACGTTTTTAAGCGCAACTATCTTTTCAATTGGGATTGGAGCTTTAATGGGAAAGGTCAGTTGGGGTATGGCTTTAATTATGGCTGTGACTGGAATTTTAATTTTAGCTGGTGCTGGGATTGTAGCTGGCACTGGGACTGTAGCGGGGGCTAGTACTATTGCTTTGGCTGTAAACGTAGCTGTTTTTATAGTTGTGGTTGGGGTTGGTGTTGGTGCTGGGGGTGGAGCTGGGATCAGCGTTGGAAATATAAGATTGGGCATGGCTTTATTTTTGGCTGGAGTTGTGATTATAACTGAAGCTGGAGTATTATTTGGAACCTCGGCTGGGGCTATTACTCTTGCTATAATTGGAATTTTGGTTGTCTTTATACTTGGGGTTGGAGCTTTATTTAGACGTATATCATGGATTTGGGTTATGGCTGTGACTGTGATTGGAACTTTAATTTTAGCTAGAGTTGTAGCTGGAGTTAATACTTTGACTATGGTTGCTGTTAGACTTGGGATTTTGATAGGGGTATTGTTGAGTATTGGAAAATTGTCTTGGTACGGACGCAAATATAATCAAAACTATTTCCAGTATTCTCGTTTTCTCGCTATTTTAACTTTACCTCTATTCTTTTGGTTTCCTATTTTGGTTAGTTTTACAACTATATTTTTTTTACGCTTCCTTTCGTGGCAATATACTTTGTTAGTTTGGCTAATTTCACTAGGACTTGGCACAGTACTATGGTTGTATGGGCAAAATAAAGAACGTCTAGCTAGAAATCCTCTTAAAGATATTTTGCCATTAAATAACTATATATAAATAAAAGCTAATGAAAGATCAAACACCCTGCTAAAGACCGAATATAAGTGGTATCGCTAGAAACTAATTTATGTTATATGCTAACTAATAGCAATAATTAATTAAAAAATTATAATTAATTAAAAAATTTAATAATAAAAATATAAGAGTGAGCGTTTATTGCTTTTGTACAGAAACTAGTATTGATTCAAGCACCACAGGTTGACCGCCTTTGGAAGTATTAAACTCCGAAACCTTGACGAAAATGTAATAGGAGATTTACATAGGAGGGTGCTAACGAGCATTTTCTGAAAAACATTTAAATCCATAACTCACTATCTAGGTTTGAGAAAGGGTTTTGCTTGCCTTCTCTATTGTTTCGATTATGCCTGAAACTGCTTATACTGCTCGTACTAACAATGCTTTTGTTCTAATTGAAACCCTTCGAGTTGCTGAACTGATGTACCAAGGTGCAACCCAGGAAGATATTCGGCAACGGGTATTGGTTGAGGATTTGTTTCAACTGCGCTCTCAAGCTTCCCGTGAGCGGGCGCTGCAAACTATTCTCAAACGTCTTCAGCAAGTCCCAGAGGAATATATTCAATTAATTGCCACTGGTAACCCTGACATCCGCCGATTCACCATATTGTTTCTGATTCTGCGAGAACATCGCCTTCTGCGCGAACTCATTGATGAAGTCCTGCTAGACAAAATTAAGGGTTTTAATTACGTCGTAACGACTGCTGATTTGCGAAGCTTCTTTGAAGGAAAACGAGATCAAAATTCAACTGTGGCTGCATGGTCAAACTCCACCTATAAAAAAGCTGCTAGCAACACTTTACTAGTGCTAGTAAATGCGGGTCTGTTGCAACCCACGTTTCCAAAAGGAAATTATCAAATTCGCTCTGTTCCCGTACCATCAGCTTTACGTCAAAAATTACTTGCTGATGGGCTAAGTTATTACCTGACTCTCATGCTTGATTTTTAATCGACTGCTAACGCTTTAAATACCGCGTCTACGGGGTCAGCGTAAAATGATGTTTGAAATTTAGCAAACAACTCTGGCGGAACACTGGCTAAGTCCACAGCGCTTGCCATTGGTAAGAGGATACGTTTAGCGCCAGCATCAAAAGCTACTTGCAGGCTACCCGCTAGGTTACTGACTGGTGTAATCGTCCCACCAATAGTCATTTCCCCAAATATTGCAAATTGGGTTTGAACACTTCGTTTTAAAGAAGCAGAACATAATGAAACGAACAATGCTAATCCGCTCTCTTGGGGTGCGCCAGATCCTTGCAAGTCTAGTAACTGGAGCAAAAAATCCAAATTACTTGGATGAATGCTACTGCTAACTCTTTGAGCGTTAGCTTTGAAGTAATTCATGGCAATGTTTAAACTGTCCTTCATCTTGCCAGCCGTCGCTACACCAGTGCGTACTAGCTTGCCACTACCGGGTACTGCTTGCAGTTCAAGTTTGAATGCCCCAATTATGCCGCTATCTCCAGTACTGACAAAGTGCAAGTGACCGGGAGTCAGCATTTCCTGACTAATCAAGCTCGAACCACCCTGTTCCGGTACTGAGACAAAATGTTCATCTAGAGTTTCCAAGTCGATGTAACTGAAATGCACATCGTAAAATTCCATTCCACCAATTTTCTTTAATTGTTCTTTCACGCGCCGTCGCACCCGCAGCCCATACACTAGGGCTTCACGCACATCTTCCTTACTAAATGAGCCATCTGGAAAAAGCAGTTTAAGCAGCCCCGATACAGTTTTGCGAACTGCTTGAACATCTCGTTGCTTAAGATTGTTACCTAGTCTGAAGTGGAGGTCTATGGCATCGGCAAAACTGCGTTTACGCATTTCTCGCAGCCATTCTGCTAAGTAATCGACAATGAACCCGTACTGGTTGGTGAAATTCTCTGGGCTAAATTTGGGGATTTCCCAGCCAGGAATATAAGCGTGAAAACGGTCGAAGAAGGCGGTGTCAATCATGGCTTCGGGGAAAGGTGCCAGCAGGTGTGAGGTCTTCACCAAAGATTCCACGCTTTGATTAATGTTGCCGACAAAGACCATAGAAGCATTGGCGGTAATCTCTGCCTTACCGCGTGCAAAAGAACCTGATGCCATGTAATCTTTCATGATTTGTACACCGTCGTTATCATGGAAGCTCATGCCTGCTACTTCATCAAAGGCAACCACGTCAAATAAACCCACTAGTCCCACGCGACGATTTGACATATTGTAGAAAAGATTCGCTACTGTAGTTTTTCCACCAGAAACCAAGATTGAGTTAGGAGAAACTTCTTTGTAGACGTGGGATTTACCTGTAGAACGGGGGCCAAGTTCGCAACAGTTGTAGTTATTTTCACAAAGGGCTACCAAACGGGCAAGTAGATGCCATTTTACATCTTCGCTGACGGTAGTGGGTTCCAGTCCTGTTGACCGAATCAGCAGGTCAATCCATTCGCTGCGGGTAAAAGCTGGGCGACCCGCAAACAATTCATCCATATCCACACTAGGCATTTGGATAGGTTTGAGACTTCCGACAATGAAGGGGCTGGGTTTGGTTCCGGCTTCGTATTCAAGTTGTAAAATACACCAGATACCACCACCCAAAAGCTTTTGGTTGGGTTTGACAATTTCTGGGTCAATGACTACGCCTTTTACACCCAGGTTCATTAAAGTTCCCTGGTAGATGTCATCTCTGTCATTGAGCGTAACCGTTACCCGGTCAATGATGGTAAATCGTCCCAATTCCCGAATTTTAGATTTGATCTGTTCTGCTTCATCAGGACGGACGTAATTCTGTGCCAGGATGTTTTTTACACGAGTAACACCCTCCTCAATGGTGGTTTCGTCGTCGGTCGCGCAGTACATACCGAGTAGGTATTCCAGGACATACACTGGTACGTTAGCACCTTCTTTAATACGTTTAGTCAGGTCTTTACGTACTACCTTTCCAGGGTAAATGCTGTTTAGTTTTTGATTCAGGTCATCCATTTTGGGGCAGGGAGCAGGAGAGAATAATTTGATATCACCGATATTGTGACTATATTGGCTTAGAAATCTCCAAAGTCGTTAGCGATCCCTAAACTAACTGCCCAGGTTTCTCGGAGCAATTCACTCTCATCATCTGCATCCTTAACTATTAAATAGACGTTACTAGGGGGATTAGCGGTAGTTACGGTCAACCTTAAGTTAGTTTCCCGATCGCTCGGATGTGGGCTAGTGCTGCTTAAGTTTGCTCCTCGCACATCTGTTATCGGTGTATTAGTTTGGGGATCGTAGAACGCAACTGTAATTTGACGCGATCGCCATCTCCCCTCAACTGCATCACTTTGTACTAATGTCAATGTAAAACGATTATTCGTTACCCGCCGAACTCTCGCACTTACCTGTACCCCTACTTTCCGGGCTGGGCCTTCGTCTCCTTTAACCGCCCGTTGGTGATGATAGGTGATGACTGGTACGCATACTTCTTGGAGAGATGCCCCACCGTGGACAAACTGCGCTCCTGCACCTTGGACGGCAAAGCGTAAACTACCACGGGGTACGATCGCAACTGTGCCATTTTCTGTATAGGGCAAGCTAAAGTGCAGTAAGGTTGAGTCATTAAACTGTTCTCGTGCTAGCAGGTAGCGGCGTTTGCTTTCCAGT contains:
- a CDS encoding DinB family protein — protein: MRTLSHHFLTMAYNNGWANYRLLKACSCLSQAEFVATRTSFFPSIKATLNHVLTVDWYYIDALERSINNRQPNSEAEKFFEPEEPFEICTKLQQAQHEADKRLIGVTKYLTDAIIDNPVAIPRRSGIHTEQISRLLAHLFQHQIHHRGQVHAMLAGTQVKPPQLDEFFCANEAALREEDLRELGFSEQEIWESR
- a CDS encoding NACHT domain-containing protein → MKNYFRLIYSYRLKLITLTILFLITFVALVHGQTPIPTSNSNFKAQNVKNKAVLIQEIKDYAERHVKNDKPMDTSLVITLYGKNPSGLSAPEVAKIYEDEYGKQKDKKDNDIFEKIKNDIFFGLGWGIGLVFCILYFSKEILQQYFNNLIDLLINFVYQNVSGLPVFSYWSLRRYKEGLINKHNTLKISFRPNKPLDMRKVFVPLQLNETLDKNPIAAKKAISKYPRLLITGIPGAGKSVLLRYLILSWAEGKLDQKLNEKVPVILDLHRLNKPNLNQKDLQDQLVEAFAKDDFPNAHNFVSQSLENGTLLLFLDGLDEVNNNLRPQVIKEIKDLLDKFDKCRVVITCRTAVYNNEFASELDQTLNLIDFTDKQIRSFLEAWKEQIPPEKSIDQLIQTLRERPQIMSLARNPLLLTIIAYLYTDTPFVLPHSRAEFYQKSTDILLDFWDNAKNNRNQYRGSDKRRVLQFLALFIQDNATQSITDRRSLDYPTLLVEIKRVLPTLNLNVEQAQIILEEIEQRSGLLLKIDGGERYQFAHLSLQEFFAAAALLDKGDDLVQKFRIDPLNWREVVKLWCGLALNSTSVIHAIYQRDTLTAFECIADAQQVEQGLADEIINNFKQQLEKVNNDENFAIAFGAVAAAGSRQRGRAMFEFLESTLKTSNDLGHKKAAIVALSKTNLPQAAEILFQYYKQQNLPEAHKALIRMGDLAAFLLQSSAEKGDELAMQDLVEIGTPYAYEILKNIQNSFDLKIAKKAALYLTELTNKQTYFQ
- a CDS encoding BrxA family protein; translation: MPETAYTARTNNAFVLIETLRVAELMYQGATQEDIRQRVLVEDLFQLRSQASRERALQTILKRLQQVPEEYIQLIATGNPDIRRFTILFLILREHRLLRELIDEVLLDKIKGFNYVVTTADLRSFFEGKRDQNSTVAAWSNSTYKKAASNTLLVLVNAGLLQPTFPKGNYQIRSVPVPSALRQKLLADGLSYYLTLMLDF
- the brxL gene encoding protease Lon-related BREX system protein BrxL, which codes for MDDLNQKLNSIYPGKVVRKDLTKRIKEGANVPVYVLEYLLGMYCATDDETTIEEGVTRVKNILAQNYVRPDEAEQIKSKIRELGRFTIIDRVTVTLNDRDDIYQGTLMNLGVKGVVIDPEIVKPNQKLLGGGIWCILQLEYEAGTKPSPFIVGSLKPIQMPSVDMDELFAGRPAFTRSEWIDLLIRSTGLEPTTVSEDVKWHLLARLVALCENNYNCCELGPRSTGKSHVYKEVSPNSILVSGGKTTVANLFYNMSNRRVGLVGLFDVVAFDEVAGMSFHDNDGVQIMKDYMASGSFARGKAEITANASMVFVGNINQSVESLVKTSHLLAPFPEAMIDTAFFDRFHAYIPGWEIPKFSPENFTNQYGFIVDYLAEWLREMRKRSFADAIDLHFRLGNNLKQRDVQAVRKTVSGLLKLLFPDGSFSKEDVREALVYGLRVRRRVKEQLKKIGGMEFYDVHFSYIDLETLDEHFVSVPEQGGSSLISQEMLTPGHLHFVSTGDSGIIGAFKLELQAVPGSGKLVRTGVATAGKMKDSLNIAMNYFKANAQRVSSSIHPSNLDFLLQLLDLQGSGAPQESGLALFVSLCSASLKRSVQTQFAIFGEMTIGGTITPVSNLAGSLQVAFDAGAKRILLPMASAVDLASVPPELFAKFQTSFYADPVDAVFKALAVD